A region from the Variovorax sp. RKNM96 genome encodes:
- a CDS encoding NmrA family NAD(P)-binding protein: MHIILGATGHVGSSLAQALLARNEPVTVVTRDARHAESLKTKGAHVAEVDVFDTAALHRVIAGGQRLFALNPPAPPSSDTVAEERKSMRAIVAALEGCKLEKIVCESAYGAQPGDGIGDLGVLYEMEQALRASGVAPVSAIRAAYYMSNWDASLETAQKEGKVHSMYPPDFKLPMVAPHDLGEFAARLMLGAVEASGTHHVEGPARYSPGDVARAFSQALGRPVEVAVTPPEQWEQAFRALGFSEAAAKSYAAMTRITLEHKEEPEKPERGATSLDEYITALVRKNTG; encoded by the coding sequence ATGCACATCATCCTGGGCGCAACCGGCCACGTTGGCTCGTCGCTTGCGCAAGCCCTGCTGGCGCGCAACGAGCCGGTCACCGTGGTCACGCGCGACGCGCGCCACGCCGAGTCGCTGAAGACGAAGGGCGCCCATGTGGCCGAGGTCGACGTGTTCGACACGGCCGCGCTGCACCGCGTGATCGCGGGTGGGCAACGGCTCTTCGCGCTCAATCCGCCGGCGCCGCCGTCGAGCGACACGGTCGCCGAAGAGCGCAAGAGCATGCGCGCCATCGTGGCGGCGCTCGAGGGCTGCAAGCTGGAGAAGATCGTCTGCGAATCGGCCTACGGCGCGCAGCCTGGCGACGGCATCGGCGACCTCGGCGTGCTGTACGAGATGGAGCAGGCGCTGCGGGCATCCGGCGTAGCACCGGTCAGCGCCATCCGCGCGGCTTACTACATGAGCAACTGGGACGCCTCGCTGGAAACCGCGCAGAAGGAAGGCAAGGTCCACAGCATGTACCCGCCCGATTTCAAGCTGCCGATGGTGGCGCCGCATGACCTCGGGGAGTTCGCCGCACGGCTGATGCTGGGCGCGGTCGAGGCTTCGGGAACGCACCATGTCGAAGGGCCGGCGCGCTATTCGCCGGGCGATGTTGCGCGGGCGTTTTCTCAGGCGCTGGGGCGGCCTGTGGAGGTGGCGGTGACGCCGCCCGAGCAGTGGGAGCAGGCGTTCCGGGCGCTGGGGTTTTCGGAGGCTGCGGCGAAGTCGTATGCCGCCATGACCCGCATCACGCTGGAGCACAAGGAGGAGCCCGAAAAGCCGGAGCGCGGGGCGACTTCGCTGGACGAATACATCACGGCGCTGGTCAGGAAGAACACAGGCTGA
- a CDS encoding plasmid stabilization protein: protein MPRGDKSSYTDKQKRKAEHIEEGYEHRGVGKAEAERRAWATVNAETGGGKKSGSGRGKAENHAPSRKGGHKGGAAAASRTAAERSASAKKGAATRKRHAAEKRS, encoded by the coding sequence ATGCCAAGAGGCGACAAGTCGTCCTACACGGACAAGCAGAAACGCAAGGCCGAGCACATCGAGGAAGGCTACGAACACCGCGGTGTCGGCAAGGCCGAAGCAGAAAGGCGCGCGTGGGCCACGGTGAATGCCGAAACCGGCGGCGGCAAGAAGAGCGGATCGGGTCGCGGCAAGGCCGAGAACCATGCGCCGTCGCGCAAGGGCGGCCACAAGGGTGGGGCAGCTGCAGCATCCCGCACAGCAGCGGAGCGCTCGGCGTCCGCGAAGAAGGGCGCCGCCACGCGCAAGCGCCATGCCGCCGAGAAGCGCTCGTAA
- a CDS encoding LysR substrate-binding domain-containing protein produces the protein MSSIRFLRTFVAAARGGSFAAAADQVALTQAAVGQQMRALEAEMKKPLFDKTGRTMVLSPAGHLLLPRAEELLAQYESMRRDLQDQRQIAGTIKLGSLISAMGLLSSTLAVLKSLHPNLEVELRVREQSQLMQDVISGELDAAVVVERQWPEVPGLLWTRCYDESLTVIANSGIASPETPIASLFANHPFIRFDRRTPTGARIDKMLRRLQYVPKEFLELNSLLAIAELVRKNVGFTMAPLLKNFDWESDPALCVLQLPGRPVARRLGMLENGRRSHITRVVREEMLAHLRRMKAGG, from the coding sequence ATGAGTTCCATCCGCTTTCTCCGCACCTTCGTCGCTGCCGCACGTGGCGGCTCCTTTGCCGCCGCGGCCGACCAGGTGGCACTCACGCAGGCGGCCGTGGGCCAGCAGATGCGCGCGCTCGAAGCGGAAATGAAGAAGCCGCTGTTCGACAAGACCGGCCGCACCATGGTGCTGAGCCCCGCCGGCCACCTGCTGCTGCCACGCGCCGAGGAACTGCTCGCGCAGTACGAGTCGATGCGCCGCGACCTGCAGGACCAGCGCCAGATCGCCGGCACCATCAAGCTCGGCTCGCTCATTTCGGCCATGGGCTTGCTGTCGAGCACGCTGGCGGTGCTCAAGTCGCTGCACCCGAACCTGGAGGTCGAGCTGCGGGTGCGCGAGCAGTCGCAGCTGATGCAGGACGTGATCAGCGGCGAGCTCGATGCGGCCGTGGTCGTCGAGCGCCAATGGCCCGAGGTGCCGGGCCTCCTGTGGACGCGGTGCTACGACGAGTCGCTCACCGTCATCGCCAATTCGGGCATCGCCTCGCCCGAGACGCCGATCGCGAGCCTGTTCGCGAACCATCCCTTCATCCGCTTCGACCGGCGCACGCCGACCGGGGCGCGCATCGACAAGATGCTGCGGCGGCTGCAGTACGTGCCGAAGGAATTTCTTGAGCTCAACTCGCTGCTCGCCATTGCGGAGCTGGTGCGCAAGAACGTGGGCTTCACGATGGCGCCGCTGTTGAAGAACTTCGACTGGGAGAGCGACCCCGCGCTGTGCGTGCTGCAACTGCCGGGGCGGCCCGTGGCGCGCCGGCTGGGCATGCTGGAGAACGGCAGGCGCAGCCACATCACCCGCGTGGTCCGCGAGGAAATGCTGGCGCACCTGCGGCGCATGAAGGCGGGTGGCTGA
- a CDS encoding C45 family peptidase: protein MTIPEYFPLVDVSGTPHARGVQHGRAVPERVAGGVALYRAQLGRRGLDDATIRQLAQSMLPVIEAYDASYLEEMRGIAEGAGVSLEDVVMINCRTEMLFGYADMKQAQAATPPAEPPSSEDGDCTGLVVLPARSATGRLMHAHNWDWRQECVDTGIVLRIRSQNGPDMLTFTEAGALARHGFNTNGVSLTGNSLTCDEDFRKGAGVPLVLLRRRVLEAANLAQAMKTIWASKRYCANNMILAQATGNDGSGISLETSPGEIFWTLPENDLLVHANHWMSPSAVIKLRDPGLPQRPDSIYRQHRVENALGRIEGRIDWSHVKAALADEFGKPDGVLRTPKPADFSSISATVATTLMDAANRVMWVARKPYEARNFQEYTL, encoded by the coding sequence ATGACCATTCCTGAATATTTCCCCCTCGTCGATGTTTCCGGCACGCCGCACGCGCGCGGTGTGCAGCACGGCCGCGCCGTGCCCGAGCGCGTGGCCGGGGGCGTCGCGCTCTACCGCGCCCAACTGGGCCGCCGCGGGCTGGACGACGCCACCATCCGCCAGCTCGCGCAGTCGATGCTGCCGGTCATCGAGGCCTACGACGCGAGCTACCTCGAGGAGATGCGCGGCATCGCCGAGGGCGCGGGCGTGTCGCTCGAAGACGTGGTGATGATCAATTGCCGCACCGAGATGCTGTTCGGCTACGCCGACATGAAGCAGGCCCAGGCCGCCACCCCGCCCGCCGAACCGCCATCGAGCGAAGACGGCGACTGCACCGGTCTCGTCGTGCTGCCCGCGCGCTCGGCCACCGGCCGCCTCATGCACGCCCACAACTGGGACTGGCGCCAGGAATGCGTGGACACCGGCATCGTGCTGCGCATCCGCAGCCAGAACGGCCCCGACATGCTCACCTTCACCGAGGCCGGCGCACTCGCCCGCCACGGCTTCAACACGAACGGCGTATCGCTCACCGGCAATTCGCTGACCTGCGACGAGGACTTCCGCAAGGGCGCAGGCGTGCCGCTGGTGCTGCTGCGCCGCCGGGTGCTCGAAGCTGCCAATCTCGCCCAGGCGATGAAGACCATCTGGGCGTCGAAGCGCTACTGCGCCAACAACATGATCCTCGCGCAGGCCACCGGCAACGACGGCTCGGGCATCAGCCTGGAAACCTCGCCCGGCGAGATCTTCTGGACGCTGCCCGAGAACGACCTGCTCGTGCATGCCAACCACTGGATGTCGCCATCCGCCGTGATCAAGCTGCGCGACCCGGGCCTCCCGCAGCGGCCCGACAGCATCTACCGCCAGCACCGCGTGGAAAACGCGCTCGGCCGCATCGAGGGCCGCATCGACTGGTCCCACGTGAAGGCCGCGTTGGCCGACGAGTTCGGCAAGCCCGACGGCGTGCTGCGCACCCCCAAGCCGGCGGACTTCAGCAGCATCTCGGCCACCGTGGCCACCACGCTCATGGACGCGGCCAACCGCGTGATGTGGGTGGCGCGCAAGCCTTACGAGGCGCGCAACTTCCAGGAATACACGCTGTAA
- a CDS encoding hydrolase: protein MTATTEAPAALAEQRARAIYDLGPSTIYASRSDPRFSYCTYVPEHIGQPGARPMQLVVVVHGTGRAFVNYREAFSGFAKWNDCIVLCPLFPAGVRGDGNRDGFKHLVEADIRYDQILLDMVAEVGEKFGCDFSRFALFGYSGGGQFVNRFAMLHPEHLWAVSIGAPGSVTLIDPEQGWWVGTKDFETRFGKPMNLEALRRLPVHMIAGKADIETWEITHKPGGKFFMPGANDAGRTRPERLETLRRSFEAAGVKVAFDLLDNVPHNGLACVGHVQDFFAKALHDLRAAPSPA, encoded by the coding sequence ATGACCGCCACCACCGAAGCCCCCGCCGCCCTGGCCGAACAGCGCGCCCGCGCCATCTACGACCTGGGCCCGAGCACCATCTATGCGTCGCGCAGCGACCCGCGCTTTTCGTACTGCACCTATGTGCCCGAGCACATCGGCCAGCCCGGTGCGCGGCCGATGCAGCTGGTGGTGGTGGTGCACGGCACCGGCCGCGCCTTCGTCAACTACCGCGAGGCCTTCAGCGGCTTTGCCAAGTGGAACGACTGCATCGTGCTGTGCCCGCTGTTCCCGGCGGGCGTGCGCGGCGACGGCAACCGCGACGGCTTCAAGCACCTCGTCGAAGCCGACATCCGCTACGACCAGATCCTGCTGGACATGGTGGCCGAGGTGGGCGAGAAGTTCGGCTGCGACTTCAGCCGCTTCGCGCTCTTCGGCTATTCGGGTGGCGGCCAGTTCGTCAACCGCTTCGCGATGCTGCACCCCGAGCACCTGTGGGCCGTGTCGATCGGCGCGCCGGGCTCGGTCACGCTCATCGACCCCGAGCAGGGCTGGTGGGTCGGCACGAAGGATTTCGAAACCCGCTTCGGCAAGCCGATGAACCTCGAGGCGCTGCGCCGCCTGCCGGTGCACATGATCGCGGGCAAGGCCGACATCGAGACCTGGGAGATCACGCACAAGCCCGGCGGCAAGTTCTTCATGCCCGGCGCCAACGACGCCGGCCGCACCCGGCCCGAGCGCCTCGAAACCCTGCGCCGCTCCTTCGAGGCGGCTGGCGTGAAGGTTGCGTTCGACCTGCTGGACAACGTGCCGCACAACGGCCTCGCCTGCGTGGGGCATGTGCAAGACTTCTTCGCGAAGGCCCTGCACGACCTGCGCGCCGCGCCGTCGCCGGCCTGA
- a CDS encoding ABC transporter permease yields MFRFAAARIAMAIPTLLIVAVSVFVLIRLIPGDPAQLLLGDLATPASLADLRARLGLDRSLPAQFGIWFGHVLQGDLGTSINSGQDVLSLVADRFLISGRIVLVAVALAAMVAVPAGMIAAWKQNRAPDLLLVGSATLLVSIPTFWLGLLLLLLFGLKLGWLPVVGYVGIAEDWKNGLLYLVLPILTLFLHEIGVLMRMARASTLEVLRLDYITHARAKGLSERAVLMRHAFKNAFGPTWTLIGLVLGNLLGGIAVVETVFTIPGLGRLLVDAIFARDYPVIQGCLLFVAVIYVVVNLVIDLCYPLFDPRVAVE; encoded by the coding sequence ATGTTCCGTTTTGCAGCGGCACGCATCGCGATGGCGATTCCCACACTGCTCATCGTGGCGGTGTCGGTGTTCGTCCTGATACGGCTCATTCCCGGCGACCCCGCGCAGTTGCTGCTCGGCGACCTGGCCACGCCCGCGAGTCTCGCGGACCTGCGCGCCCGCCTCGGGCTGGACCGCTCGCTGCCGGCGCAGTTCGGCATCTGGTTCGGCCATGTGCTGCAGGGCGACCTGGGCACCTCGATCAACAGCGGGCAGGACGTGCTCTCGCTCGTGGCCGACCGCTTCCTCATCAGCGGCCGCATCGTGCTGGTGGCGGTGGCGCTGGCCGCCATGGTGGCGGTGCCCGCCGGCATGATCGCCGCGTGGAAGCAGAACCGCGCGCCCGACCTGCTGCTGGTCGGCTCGGCGACGCTGCTGGTGTCCATTCCGACTTTCTGGCTCGGCCTGTTGCTGCTGCTGTTGTTCGGCCTGAAGCTCGGCTGGCTGCCGGTGGTGGGCTACGTGGGCATCGCCGAGGACTGGAAGAACGGCCTGCTCTACCTGGTGCTGCCGATCCTCACGCTGTTCCTGCACGAGATCGGCGTGCTCATGCGCATGGCGCGCGCCAGCACGCTCGAAGTGCTGCGGCTGGACTACATCACGCATGCGCGCGCCAAGGGTTTGTCGGAGCGGGCGGTGCTGATGCGCCATGCCTTCAAGAACGCCTTCGGCCCGACCTGGACGCTGATCGGCCTGGTGCTGGGCAACCTGCTCGGGGGCATCGCGGTGGTGGAGACGGTGTTCACCATTCCCGGGCTCGGCCGGCTGCTGGTCGATGCGATCTTCGCGCGCGACTACCCGGTGATCCAGGGCTGCCTGCTGTTCGTGGCCGTGATCTACGTGGTTGTGAACCTCGTGATCGACCTCTGCTATCCCCTCTTCGACCCTCGCGTCGCCGTCGAATGA
- a CDS encoding ABC transporter permease: MTRKKRIPLNAVIGIVIVGLIVAAALVSLVWTPHDPLRINFGSRLKLPGGRYLLGTDEFGRDELSRLMAGAATSVWIAVLTVTFSIVVGSIVGVLTGFLRGWTDRIVMAFNNALLAFPGLLLALGLLAVVGANQYGIVLALGLAYTPSVTRIVRGTVLSLREKEFIESSRVLGNSELYTMVRHVLPNCTAPLTVLATSMFGWVILAESALSFLGLGVPPPAPTWGNMLASARPFMAQASYLSILPGLCIALTLLGINLLGDAVRDWLDPRMKGVQ; this comes from the coding sequence ATGACCCGCAAGAAACGCATCCCCCTCAACGCCGTGATCGGCATCGTCATCGTCGGCCTGATCGTGGCCGCGGCGCTCGTCAGCCTCGTGTGGACGCCGCACGATCCGCTGCGCATCAACTTCGGCTCGCGCCTGAAGCTGCCCGGCGGGCGCTACCTGCTGGGCACCGACGAGTTCGGCCGCGACGAGCTCTCGCGCCTCATGGCCGGCGCTGCCACCAGCGTGTGGATCGCCGTGCTCACGGTGACCTTCTCCATCGTGGTGGGCAGCATCGTCGGCGTGCTGACCGGCTTTTTGCGCGGCTGGACCGACCGCATCGTGATGGCCTTCAACAACGCGCTGCTGGCGTTCCCGGGCCTCTTGCTGGCGCTGGGCCTGCTCGCGGTGGTGGGCGCGAACCAGTACGGCATCGTGCTCGCGCTGGGCCTGGCCTACACGCCGTCGGTGACACGGATCGTGCGCGGCACGGTGCTGTCGCTGCGCGAGAAGGAATTCATCGAGTCGTCGCGCGTGCTCGGCAACTCCGAGCTCTACACGATGGTGCGCCACGTGCTGCCCAACTGCACCGCGCCGCTCACGGTGCTGGCCACCTCGATGTTCGGCTGGGTCATATTGGCTGAGAGCGCGCTGTCGTTCCTCGGGCTGGGCGTGCCGCCGCCGGCGCCGACGTGGGGCAACATGCTTGCCTCGGCCCGTCCGTTCATGGCGCAGGCCAGCTACCTCTCCATTCTTCCGGGCCTGTGCATCGCGCTGACGCTGCTGGGCATCAATCTGCTGGGCGACGCGGTGCGCGACTGGCTCGATCCGCGCATGAAGGGCGTGCAATGA
- a CDS encoding ABC transporter ATP-binding protein — protein sequence MNPTNTPLVSVEGLTLAIGLGGREIVRNVSFDIASGEMVGIVGESGSGKTQAARALMGLTPPPLVRTAGRILFEGEDLALAKPARLRELRGARVGMVFQEPMTSLNPSMTIGEQLGEALALHRRDLSATARQARILDMLARVGIRDPKGALGAWPHEFSGGMRQRMMLASVMLLEPALLIADEPTTALDAVVQRDVLELMVGLTREHQTAVLMISHDLPMVARFTQRMVVMRHGEVKETGHTEDLLEHPKHEYTRELLQAMPRRLPAREVVDEAPVVEVRNLVVDYPGHRRLFAKAVPKRALHGIDLVVRPREVVAVVGGSGSGKTTLGRTIAGLLKPSGGEILFRGRSIARSDPGWFDYRLQCQMVFQDPYASLDPRMTIGQLVGEGLRLVKGMSSADKARRVAEVLDEVGLGTAYSPRYAHELSGGQRQRVAIARALVRRPAFVIADEPVSALDVTVRAQVLELFAELQKRHGFSCLFISHDLGVVEQVADRVIVMQDGRIVEQGSRDTVFDAPRQDYTRKLLSAIPALEPTEAGGVRLRWRFGAETALA from the coding sequence ATGAACCCAACGAACACCCCCTTGGTCAGCGTCGAAGGCCTGACGCTCGCCATCGGCCTCGGCGGCCGCGAGATCGTGCGCAACGTGTCCTTCGACATCGCATCGGGCGAGATGGTCGGCATCGTGGGCGAATCGGGCAGCGGCAAGACGCAGGCCGCTCGCGCCCTCATGGGCCTCACGCCGCCGCCGCTGGTGCGCACCGCTGGCCGCATTCTTTTCGAGGGCGAAGACCTGGCGCTCGCCAAGCCGGCACGACTGCGCGAGCTGCGCGGCGCGCGCGTGGGCATGGTGTTCCAGGAACCGATGACCTCGCTCAACCCGTCGATGACGATTGGCGAGCAGCTCGGCGAAGCGCTCGCCCTGCACCGCCGCGACCTTTCGGCCACCGCGCGACAGGCGCGCATCCTCGACATGCTGGCGCGCGTCGGCATCCGAGACCCCAAGGGCGCGCTCGGCGCCTGGCCGCACGAGTTCTCGGGCGGCATGCGCCAGCGGATGATGCTGGCCTCGGTGATGCTGCTGGAACCCGCATTGCTGATCGCCGACGAGCCCACCACCGCGCTCGATGCCGTGGTGCAGCGCGACGTGCTGGAGCTGATGGTCGGCCTCACGCGCGAACATCAAACGGCTGTGCTGATGATCAGCCACGACCTGCCGATGGTCGCGCGCTTCACGCAGCGCATGGTCGTGATGCGGCACGGCGAAGTGAAGGAAACCGGCCACACCGAAGACCTGCTCGAACACCCGAAGCACGAATACACCCGCGAGCTGCTGCAGGCGATGCCGCGCCGGCTGCCCGCGCGTGAGGTGGTCGATGAAGCGCCGGTCGTCGAAGTGCGCAACCTCGTGGTCGACTACCCCGGCCACCGTCGCCTCTTCGCCAAGGCGGTGCCCAAGCGCGCACTGCATGGCATCGACCTCGTGGTGCGCCCGCGCGAAGTGGTCGCGGTCGTCGGCGGTTCGGGCTCGGGCAAGACCACGCTGGGCCGCACCATCGCCGGGCTCCTGAAGCCGAGCGGCGGCGAGATCCTGTTCCGCGGCCGCTCCATCGCGCGCTCGGACCCCGGCTGGTTCGACTACCGGCTGCAATGCCAGATGGTGTTCCAGGACCCGTACGCTTCGCTCGATCCGCGCATGACCATCGGCCAGCTGGTCGGCGAAGGGCTGCGGCTGGTCAAGGGCATGTCGTCCGCCGACAAGGCCAGGCGCGTGGCCGAGGTGCTCGATGAAGTCGGGCTTGGCACCGCCTATTCGCCGCGCTATGCGCACGAACTCTCGGGCGGCCAGCGGCAGCGCGTGGCGATCGCGCGCGCACTCGTGCGCCGGCCTGCCTTCGTGATCGCCGACGAGCCGGTGTCGGCGCTCGACGTGACCGTGCGTGCGCAGGTGCTCGAGCTCTTCGCCGAACTGCAGAAGCGCCACGGCTTCTCGTGCCTCTTCATCAGCCACGACCTCGGCGTGGTCGAGCAGGTGGCCGACCGCGTGATCGTGATGCAGGACGGCCGCATCGTCGAACAAGGCTCGCGCGACACCGTGTTCGATGCGCCCCGGCAGGACTACACGCGCAAGCTGCTTTCGGCCATTCCGGCGCTGGAGCCGACCGAGGCCGGCGGCGTGCGGCTGCGCTGGCGCTTTGGCGCCGAGACCGCTCTCGCCTGA
- a CDS encoding ABC transporter substrate-binding protein: protein MPSSRFRLAALAGAGLASLACGPAFAQTTITVAQPADIRSTNPGVNRDNTTDGVVLNIVEGLVGYRMDGSVGPLLAQSVEVSKDGLTYTFKLRKGVKFHNDAPMTSADVAWNWKRYMDPKTDWRCTSEYDGRNGLKVVETTTPDDGTFVMKINKPSAVFLDTLARTDCGMTAILHKSSVKADGSWDKPVGTGPFKFGEWKRGEYVTVTAFKGYTSPAGATKSDGYTGLKTPLVDTVKFLVVPDAATAAAGLKSGAIDAGQITSSDAQELKNDRNLAVQAPPEAIKNVLLIQTRDPLLKNQKLRQAIAASLDIEQIVAAASEGLGSVNNSAIHKGSAFYSAAQKKGWHYDPAQAAKLLREAGYKGEKITIQTNKRAHVPSYTVAVLAQAMMQSVGINAQIEVLEWATQLDRYNSGNYQMSSFSYSSRLDPALSYEQFSGPKDKQARKVWEDPQALKLIDDSFAESDPKKRQALFDQIHALMLQQVPMVMLFNGLDAWATRKRISGFAVWEGKPRMWGVSVAAKAG, encoded by the coding sequence ATGCCCAGTTCCCGCTTCCGACTCGCAGCCCTTGCCGGTGCCGGCCTTGCATCTCTCGCATGCGGCCCGGCGTTCGCCCAGACCACCATCACGGTGGCCCAGCCCGCCGACATCCGCTCCACCAACCCGGGCGTGAACCGCGACAACACCACCGACGGCGTGGTGCTGAACATCGTCGAGGGGCTGGTCGGCTACCGCATGGACGGCAGCGTGGGTCCGCTTCTGGCGCAGTCGGTCGAGGTGTCGAAGGACGGCCTCACCTACACCTTCAAGCTGCGCAAGGGCGTGAAGTTCCACAACGATGCGCCGATGACCTCGGCCGACGTCGCGTGGAACTGGAAGCGCTACATGGACCCGAAGACCGACTGGCGCTGCACCAGCGAGTACGACGGCCGCAACGGCCTGAAGGTGGTCGAGACCACCACGCCCGACGACGGCACCTTCGTGATGAAGATCAACAAGCCCTCGGCCGTGTTCCTCGACACGCTCGCGCGCACCGACTGCGGCATGACGGCCATCCTGCACAAGAGCTCGGTCAAGGCCGACGGCAGCTGGGACAAGCCCGTGGGCACCGGCCCCTTCAAGTTCGGCGAATGGAAGCGCGGCGAATACGTCACGGTGACCGCCTTCAAGGGCTACACCTCGCCGGCCGGCGCCACCAAGTCGGACGGCTACACCGGCCTGAAGACGCCGCTGGTCGACACGGTGAAGTTCCTCGTCGTGCCCGATGCGGCCACTGCGGCGGCCGGGTTGAAGTCCGGCGCCATCGACGCGGGCCAGATCACCTCGAGCGATGCGCAGGAACTCAAGAACGACCGCAACCTCGCGGTGCAGGCCCCGCCCGAGGCCATCAAGAACGTGCTGCTGATCCAGACGCGCGACCCGCTGCTGAAGAACCAGAAGCTGCGCCAGGCCATTGCGGCCTCGCTGGACATCGAGCAGATCGTGGCGGCCGCCTCCGAAGGGCTGGGCTCGGTCAACAACTCGGCCATCCACAAGGGCTCGGCCTTCTACAGCGCGGCGCAGAAGAAAGGCTGGCACTACGACCCGGCGCAGGCGGCCAAGCTGCTCCGCGAAGCCGGCTACAAGGGCGAGAAGATCACCATCCAGACCAACAAGCGCGCCCATGTGCCCAGCTACACGGTGGCGGTGCTGGCGCAGGCCATGATGCAGTCGGTGGGCATCAACGCGCAGATCGAGGTGCTCGAATGGGCCACGCAGTTGGACCGCTACAACAGCGGCAACTACCAGATGAGCTCGTTCAGCTATTCGTCGCGCCTGGATCCGGCGCTGAGCTACGAACAGTTCTCGGGCCCAAAGGACAAGCAGGCGCGCAAGGTGTGGGAAGACCCGCAGGCGCTCAAGCTGATCGACGACAGCTTCGCCGAATCCGACCCGAAGAAGCGCCAGGCCCTGTTCGACCAGATCCACGCGCTGATGCTCCAGCAGGTGCCGATGGTGATGCTGTTCAACGGCCTCGACGCATGGGCCACGCGAAAGCGCATCAGCGGCTTTGCGGTGTGGGAAGGCAAGCCGCGGATGTGGGGCGTGTCGGTGGCGGCTAAAGCGGGCTGA
- a CDS encoding glycosyltransferase family 2 protein has product MIGVVIPAHNEGERIGAALEAVLHAAAHPALFGETVGVAVVLDSCSDSTGAVVAQYPVTGIALDARNVGIARARGADLFVVGGARWLAFTDADTLVSPDWLVKQLAENADVVCGSIGVEDWGVYGLEGSAVQAHFATHYVDADGHRHIHGANLGVSTEAYCRVGGFQPLACSEDVALVEALQAAGARIAWSAGPRVMTSARTDARARGGFGDTILAMVASLATPPEPGLSPL; this is encoded by the coding sequence ATGATCGGCGTCGTCATTCCCGCGCACAACGAGGGCGAACGCATCGGCGCGGCGCTCGAGGCGGTGCTGCATGCCGCGGCACACCCGGCGCTCTTCGGTGAAACGGTCGGCGTGGCGGTGGTGCTCGACAGTTGCAGCGATTCGACGGGCGCGGTGGTCGCGCAATATCCCGTCACCGGCATCGCGCTCGACGCCCGCAATGTCGGCATCGCACGGGCCCGCGGCGCGGATCTGTTCGTCGTCGGCGGCGCGCGCTGGCTCGCCTTCACCGACGCCGACACGCTCGTCTCGCCGGACTGGCTGGTCAAGCAACTGGCCGAGAACGCCGACGTCGTCTGCGGCTCGATCGGCGTGGAAGACTGGGGCGTGTACGGCCTGGAAGGCAGCGCGGTGCAGGCGCATTTCGCGACGCACTACGTCGATGCCGACGGCCACCGGCACATCCATGGTGCCAACCTGGGCGTGTCGACCGAGGCCTACTGCCGCGTGGGCGGCTTCCAGCCGCTCGCGTGCAGCGAAGACGTGGCACTGGTCGAGGCTTTGCAGGCGGCAGGCGCCCGTATCGCATGGAGCGCAGGGCCGCGGGTGATGACCAGTGCACGCACCGATGCGCGCGCCCGCGGCGGCTTCGGCGACACCATCCTCGCGATGGTCGCGTCGCTCGCGACGCCGCCCGAACCGGGCCTCAGCCCGCTTTAG
- a CDS encoding class I SAM-dependent methyltransferase yields MSAGNNDQRPYFDALYSASEDPYALRQRWYEARKRALLLAALPQARYRRVYEPGCGIGELTLALSHRCDHLLASDFSAHAVALARKRTEGRANVRIAQHVLPADWPREDGRFDLIVLSELGYFLDRNDMQRLASCCEETLEADGTLVACDWRPDFAQRSLSTKDVHGALAALGLARLALHEEDDFVMQVWTRDSRSVAEREGIR; encoded by the coding sequence GTGAGCGCCGGCAACAACGACCAGCGGCCGTACTTCGATGCGCTCTATTCGGCCAGCGAAGACCCCTATGCGCTGCGCCAGCGCTGGTACGAGGCGCGCAAGCGGGCGCTGCTGCTGGCGGCCTTGCCGCAGGCGCGCTACCGGCGGGTGTACGAGCCGGGCTGCGGCATCGGCGAGCTCACGCTGGCGCTGTCGCACCGCTGCGACCATCTGCTGGCGAGCGATTTCTCGGCGCATGCGGTGGCGCTTGCGCGAAAGCGCACCGAGGGCCGCGCCAACGTGCGCATCGCGCAGCATGTGCTGCCTGCCGACTGGCCGCGCGAGGACGGCCGCTTCGACCTCATCGTGCTGAGCGAGCTGGGCTACTTTCTCGACCGCAACGACATGCAGCGCCTGGCCAGCTGCTGCGAAGAAACGCTGGAAGCCGACGGCACCCTCGTTGCCTGCGACTGGCGCCCCGATTTCGCGCAGCGCAGTCTGTCCACGAAGGACGTCCACGGCGCGCTCGCCGCGCTCGGGCTCGCCCGGCTGGCGCTCCATGAAGAAGACGATTTCGTGATGCAGGTCTGGACCCGCGACAGCCGCTCGGTGGCCGAGCGCGAGGGCATCCGATGA